Proteins from a single region of Eremothecium gossypii ATCC 10895 chromosome VI, complete sequence:
- the RIM8 gene encoding Rim8p (Syntenic homolog of Saccharomyces cerevisiae YGL045W (RIM8)) has translation MHMRLFSKFKLHGSSAASEEVFGGKFSYTSAVADFYIELGDAHKIWKPRDVVTGEVVLTLRKPLRGVSLRMSLEGNLRVQTGSGATSRLKFQRTLFSKSSMIYGVEQPEDAEQEGHGLTRGDHRFPFRMRVPSKNIYTSIAFEKGSISYAVGCVLETRSGAQRLSSCSRQISVLVPVDVSLLPKLRPKTVVLQSPQLLRSAKANYPEHDTASSLTKRTTASANSNSSVTTVCSSKTVTISVDLPESGYVIGDTIRIKVHIQHYKEYRNSAGLIATLVRICRVHSTGTDDPMETFRKDICQCVAPLYVEPETHTCSVGMNLNVPLDAFPTLVVPNQGFTFQYYIEVLANLSSKNIVYTESNRVIGGSGMADIPMPGSKLHPVKKISMLPLKLQGPLGKQDTNIDESLIFFQDMVNVDKLKRLRNVTGTSIEVVIGTHRNNSVQQARQSCPGSPVGGSDSTMMSEQSAAGTSLPSSVLDIYDQLANRLSSSVGDQLLRYGMSPDSGPHSANDELPRYTPNVDYMVTEDKRELEQRKLKELESEPSVEEEQ, from the coding sequence ATGCACATGAGGCTATTTTCCAAGTTCAAGCTTCACGGTTCGTCGGCCGCATCTGAGGAAGTGTTTGGTGGAAAGTTCAGTTATACGTCTGCGGTCGCCGACTTTTACATCGAACTAGGGGATGCGCACAAGATCTGGAAGCCCCGGGATGTGGTGACCGGTGAGGTGGTGCTGACGCTGCGCAAGCCGCTGCGTGGGGTGAGCTTGCGGATGTCCCTGGAGGGCAATCTGCGAGTACAGACGGGCAGCGGTGCTACGTCGCGCCTGAAGTTCCAGCGAACGCTGTTCAGCAAAAGCTCGATGATCTACGGCGTCGAGCAGCCAGAAGACGCTGAGCAAGAGGGACACGGGCTGACACGCGGCGATCACCGTTTCCCGTTCCGAATGCGGGTGCCCTCTAAAAACATATACACATCGATTGCCTTCGAGAAGGGGTCCATCTCATATGCTGTGGGGTGCGTGTTAGAGACGCGCAGCGGGGCGCAGAGGCTGTCTTCCTGTTCGCGCCAGATATCTGTTCTAGTCCCTGTGGACGTTAGCCTGCTGCCGAAGCTACGGCCGAAGACTGTGGTCCTACAGTCCCCGCAACTCCTACGCAGCGCGAAAGCGAATTACCCAGAACATGATACAGCGTCTTCTCTCACGAAGCGCACCACTGCCTCGGCTAACTCCAATTCCTCCGTGACAACCGTGTGCTCTTCGAAGACTGTGACTATATCTGTCGATCTGCCGGAATCCGGATACGTTATTGGGGACACCATTAGGATCAAAGTCCATATCCAGCACTACAAAGAGTATAGGAATTCTGCGGGGCTTATTGCAACGCTTGTCCGCATTTGCCGTGTTCACAGCACCGGCACCGATGACCCGATGGAGACTTTCCGCAAGGACATCTGCCAATGTGTTGCGCCTCTCTACGTCGAGCCCGAGACACATACCTGCTCCGTCGGGATGAACCTCAATGTCCCGCTGGATGCGTTTCCAACGCTAGTTGTCCCCAACCAAGGCTTCACCTTCCAATATTACATTGAAGTTCTCGCAAATCTGTCGTCGAAGAACATTGTTTACACAGAGTCCAACCGGGTCATAGGTGGCAGCGGCATGGCCGACATTCCCATGCCTGGCTCCAAGCTGCATCCTGTGAAGAAGATCAGCATGCTCCCTCTCAAGCTGCAAGGCCCTCTGGGCAAGCAGGACACAAACATCGATGAGTCACTGATCTTCTTCCAAGACATGGTGAATGTCGATAAACTCAAACGTCTGCGCAATGTAACAGGCACTTCGATAGAAGTTGTCATTGGAACACATCGGAACAACTCCGTCCAGCAAGCGCGGCAGTCCTGCCCGGGCAGTCCCGTAGGCGGCTCTGACTCCACGATGATGTCAGAGCAATCTGCTGCCGGAACATCTCTACCCTCCTCAGTACTGGACATCTACGACCAACTAGCTAATAGGCTGTCGAGTAGCGTTGGAGATCAGCTTCTCCGTTACGGCATGTCTCCAGATTCTGGCCCCCATTCAGCGAACGATGAGCTGCCGAGGTATACGCCCAACGTCGATTACATGGTAACTGAAGATAAACGTGAACTTGAACAAAGGAAGTTAAAAGAGCTAGAGAGCGAACCATCCGTGGAAGAAGAACAGTGA
- the CDC3 gene encoding septin CDC3 (Syntenic homolog of Saccharomyces cerevisiae YLR314C (CDC3)) → MLPTGSQEDSANTNSATTAGGVTTSTGGALMSNGTASAKDTSSDMNVKEEEMGLDLPDDKENVATALGGELAAGQVLPDQPDLRIIHRKISGYVGFANLPKQWHRKSIRRGFNLNLLCVGAKGLGKSTLINTLFNKELYTAKDDTPEQFNALKLEDGEDGDESRAKDGENKVKIETVTTEIEENGVVLKLTVVDTPGFGDAIDNTDSWKPIVDEMNSRFDQYLDAENKINRTTIDDNRIHACLYFIEPTGHCLKPLDLEFCRQVHDKCNLIPVIAKSDILTDEEIEHFKWTIKKQLDDAKVHLFQPPQYLLDDEETQRATRQLFSKVPFAVVGSTHEVATSDGRTVRGRSYPWGIIEVDNEKHSDFVYLRDLLIRQYLEELRERTNNELYEKYRSEKLIRMGIKQDNSVFKEFDPELRQQEEKHLHEAKLAKLEAEMKAVFQQKVSEKEKKLQKSEAELFARHKEMKEKLMKQLKALEEKKHQLEMSLANQSSQSPAQPKKKGFLR, encoded by the coding sequence ATGTTACCTACAGGCTCGCAGGAGGATTCGGCAAACACCAACAGTGCCACGACGGCGGGAGGCGTGACAACCAGCACGGGGGGCGCACTAATGAGCAACGGGACGGCGAGCGCGAAGGACACAAGCTCGGACATGAACgtgaaggaggaggagatGGGGTTGGACCTTCCGGACGACAAGGAGAATGTGGCGACGGCACTGGGTGGCGAGCTCGCGGCGGGCCAGGTGCTGCCAGACCAGCCAGACCTGCGGATCATCCACCGCAAGATCTCGGGGTACGTGGGGTTCGCAAACCTTCCCAAGCAGTGGCATCGCAAGTCGATCCGGCGCGGGTTCAACCTCAATTTGCTCTGCGTGGGCGCCAAGGGGTTGGGGAAGTCGACCTTGATCAACACGTTGTTCAACAAGGAGCTATACACGGCGAAGGACGACACGCCGGAGCAGTTCAACGCGTTGAAGCTTGAGGACGGTGAGGACGGCGACGAGTCGCGGGCCAAGGACGGCGAGAACAAGGTGAAGATTGAGACCGTCACGACGGAGATCGAGGAGAACGGCGTGGTGTTGAAGTTGACGGTGGTGGACACGCCGGGCTTCGGGGACGCGATAGATAACACCGACTCGTGGAAGCCGATTGTAGACGAGATGAACTCGCGCTTCGACCAGTATCTGGATGCGGAGAACAAGATCAATCGCACGACGATTGACGACAACCGCATCCACGCGTGCTTGTACTTCATCGAGCCCACTGGGCACTGTTTGAAGCCACTTGACTTGGAATTCTGCAGGCAGGTGCATGACAAGTGCAACTTGATCCCTGTGATCGCTAAGTCCGATATCTTGACGGATGAGGAGATCGAGCACTTCAAGTGGACCATCAAGAAACAGTTGGATGATGCCAAGGTGCACCTATTCCAGCCGCCACAATACTTGCtcgacgacgaggagaCGCAGCGCGCCACTCGCCAGTTGTTCTCCAAGGTGCCCTTCGCCGTTGTCGGCTCGACCCACGAGGTGGCCACCTCAGACGGGAGGACAGTCCGCGGTAGGTCCTACCCATGGGGTATCATTGAAGTCGACAACGAAAAACACTCCGACTTTGTCTACTTGCGTGATCTCTTGATTCGGCAATACTTGGAAGAGCTTCGCGAAAGAACAAACAACGAGCTATATGAGAAGTATCGCTCTGAAAAGTTGATCCGCATGGGCATTAAGCAGGACAATTCCGTTTTCAAGGAGTTCGATCCGGAATTGCGCCAGCAGGAGGAAAAGCATCTCCACGAGGCCAAGTTGGCGAAGTTGGAAGCCGAGATGAAGGCTGTTTTCCAGCAGAAGGTCTCAGAGAAGGAAAAGAAGTTACAAAAGTCCGAGGCGGAACTTTTCGCTCGCCACAAAGAAATGAAGGAAAAATTGATGAAGCAACTCAAAGCTTTGGAGGAGAAAAAGCACCAGTTGGAGATGTCTTTGGCGAACCAGAGTTCTCAGTCTCCAGCACAGCCAAAGAAGAAAGGTTTCTTGCGCTGA
- the MTR3 gene encoding exosome non-catalytic core subunit MTR3 (Syntenic homolog of Saccharomyces cerevisiae YGR158C (MTR3)), which translates to MNGQDRRRILGPSNSKALKFGDLVPAQDSKAGTGEVSGDSEASMFIQDGMIVNANGSSYLEVKAETHNTLLVTTAYGPRPIRGSFTSRAAISVHFKEVTLERWDSGEVTEMCNFLNTVFSAAINVERYPKSGIDIFLNLIQHSNVRDDKTLNLAEVLPDCISGITLALMDAGIELKDVVAAGRHGCNVVAFVNNAETILGFWQEDDSDVMEIVDECKKGYFRQRDAIIEHVVSKNKS; encoded by the coding sequence ATGAACGGGCAGGATAGGAGAAGAATACTTGGCCCTTCGAATTCGAAGGCGCTCAAATTCGGTGATCTGGTGCCAGCTCAGGACTCGAAGGCTGGCACTGGAGAGGTGTCTGGCGATAGCGAGGCATCAATGTTCATACAAGATGGGATGATAGTGAACGCCAATGGATCCTCGTACCTAGAGGTGAAGGCAGAGACACATAACACGCTTCTGGTGACGACAGCATACGGTCCGCGGCCGATTCGTGGGTCGTTCACATCGAGAGCTGCGATATCCGTGCACTTTAAAGAGGTCACACTCGAACGCTGGGACAGCGGGGAGGTTACTGAAATGTGCAACTTTCTAAACACAGTGTTCAGCGCCGCAATCAACGTGGAGCGGTATCCAAAATCGGGTATCGACATCTTTCTGAATTTGATCCAGCACAGCAATGTACGGGATGACAAGACATTAAATCTGGCGGAGGTCCTGCCAGACTGCATCAGTGGGATCACACTAGCTCTGATGGATGCAGGTATTGAGCTAAAGGATGTGGTAGCTGCGGGGAGGCATGGATGTAATGTAGTCGCCTTTGTGAACAATGCGGAGACGATACTAGGCTTCTGGCAGGAAGACGATTCCGATGTGATGGAGATTGTAGATGAATGTAAGAAAGGCTACTTCAGACAACGGGATGCCATAATTGAGCATGTAGTATCGAAAAATAAAAGCTAG
- the NSR1 gene encoding Nsr1p (Syntenic homolog of Saccharomyces cerevisiae YGR159C (NSR1)), which produces MAKATSAKKVSKKEMKKKEEAAAAAAAASSSSSSSSSESESGSSDESSDESSDSSSDNSSSSNSSSDSSSSDSSDSESSSSSDSDSSDSEEETKNSTSSSSSSDSEAEEKEKSASSKSSSSSSSESSSDSESSASDNEGSKEESKKRSAESEDDAVAKKQKTDGQPATIFVGRLSWSVDDEWLKTEFDHIGGVVGARVIYERGTDKSRGYGYVDFEDVSYAEKAVKEMHGKEIDGRAINCDMSTSKPASAPREDRAKKYGDTPSQPSDTLFLGNLSFNADRDALFELFSKHGNVISVRIPTHPESNQPKGFGYVQYGSVEEAQAALDALQGEYIDNRPVRIDFSSPRPPQQGGATRGRGGFRGGRGGGRTGSGANNAPLGKPRQSAAFKGTKKTFD; this is translated from the coding sequence ATGGCTAAGGCTACAAGCGCTAAGAAGGTTTCCAAGAAGGagatgaagaagaaggaggaggcggcagccgctgccgctgctgcctcgtcgagctcgTCGAGCAGTTCGTCTGAGTCCGAGAGTGGATCGAGCGACGAGTCCAGCGACGAGTCCAGCGACAGCTCTAGCGACAACAGCTCTTCTTCCAACTCTAGCAGCGACTCTAGCTCCAGCGACAGCAGCGACTCTGAGTCCAGCTCTAGCAGCGACTCTGACAGCTCTGACAGCGAGGAGGAGACCAAGAACAGCacatcgtcgtcgtcatccTCGGATTCCGAGGCTGaggagaaggagaagtCTGCTAGCAGCAAATCATCGAGTagctccagcagcgagTCATCCTCCGACAGCGAGTCGTCTGCGTCCGACAACGAGGGCTCCAAGGAAGAGTCCAAGAAGCGCTCTGCGGAGTCTGAGGACGACGCTGTGGccaagaagcagaagaCGGACGGTCAGCCCGCTACGATCTTTGTCGGCAGACTCTCGTGGTCCGTGGACGACGAGTGGCTGAAGACCGAGTTCGACCACATCGGCGGTGTAGTCGGCGCTCGTGTCATCTACGAGCGCGGTACCGACAAGTCGCGCGGCTACGGCTACGTCGACTTTGAGGACGTCTCTTACGCAGAGAAGGCCGTCAAGGAAATGCACGGTAAGGAGATTGACGGCAGAGCTATCAACTGTGACATGTCCACCTCCAAGCCCGCCTCTGCGCCTCGCGAGGACCGTGCCAAGAAGTACGGCGACACCCCATCGCAGCCTTCTGACACACTTTTCCTCGGCAACTTGTCCTTCAACGCCGACCGCGATGCGCTCTTCGAGCTTTTCAGCAAGCACGGTAATGTCATCAGCGTCCGTATCCCTACCCACCCAGAGTCTAACCAGCCAAAGGGCTTCGGCTACGTCCAGTACGGCTCCGTCGAGGAGGCCCAGGCCGCTCTCGACGCCTTGCAGGGCGAGTACATCGACAACAGACCCGTTAGAATCGACTTCTCGTCTCCTAGACCTCCTCAGCAGGGCGGTGCAACCCGCGGCCGTGGCGGCTTCCGTGGCGGCAGAGGCGGCGGCAGAACCGGATCTGGCGCCAACAATGCCCCTCTTGGCAAGCCGCGCCAGTCTGCTGCATTCAAAGGCACCAAGAAGACGTTCGACTGA
- the MIC60 gene encoding Mic60p (Syntenic homolog of Saccharomyces cerevisiae YKR016W (FCJ1)), producing the protein MLSSRAAAFTGRRLASTLPPVPRKKSHGVRRLLAKAVVATSLFYAGGLTLSAYNDKANELFVEHVPFGEELVERWEDWTSLRRPGRRMIDARRVDEISRDFRAAATPEATPVVVRPLVQLQLPELQMQGSSPVLEALVNNVNDVVVALNARALELPEDTASALSSVYGEIVHSIQALNASLDQEFATEVESRTGKAISSVQEQLEVEYKQRELALAEQYIQNFEVFKSQLQKATAEQLETELKAHEQALLARHRNEVAQLSIRQVEEFNKIIEKKLDQERNGRLAKLSELNSAVESLAPVLDRLELRAVKNECVTQLSTLISDIQGKLSRGGDEPLDLSSDLQRLTLLADILPRPKRCCSEGPALLDVAMAELQAKAQAPVASNEQLYNRWQLLQPELKTTSLLPPNAGFLGHLTAKLFSMLLFTKEGFSTTQDMDAVTARIAENLRLNKLDCALEEAVNMKGWSRKSADAWVDLARRRLEVLTLLDVIEAEVKTL; encoded by the coding sequence ATGTTATCGTCAAGGGCTGCTGCATTCACCGGTAGAAGATTAGCTTCCACACTTCCTCCTGTCCCTCGCAAGAAGTCTCACGGAGTGCGTAGGCTGCTGGCAAAGGCAGTTGTTGCGACGTCATTGTTCTACGCGGGGGGATTAACGCTATCCGCTTACAATGACAAAGCGAACGAGCTGTTTGTCGAGCATGTGCCTTTTGGCGAAGAGCTCGTAGAGCGGTGGGAAGATTGGACTTCTCTGCGGCGGCCTGGACGCCGTATGATCGATGCGAGAAGGGTTGATGAGATAAGCCGGGATTTCCGTGCTGCGGCGACGCCCGAGGCGACACCGGTGGTGGTGCGGCCACTAGTGCAGCTTCAGCTGCCAGAGCTGCAAATGCAGGGATCTTCGCCAGTGCTGGAGGCATTGGTTAATAATGTGAACGATGTGGTTGTTGCACTTAATGCACGGGCGCTGGAGCTACCGGAGGATACCGCTTCTGCGCTCAGCAGCGTTTACGGTGAAATTGTGCACAGCATCCAAGCTTTAAACGCATCTTTGGACCAAGAGTTTGCGACTGAGGTCGAAAGCCGGACGGGCAAGGCCATCAGCTCGGTTCAGGAGCAACTGGAGGTGGAATACAAGCAACgggagctggcgctggcggagcAGTACATCCAGAACTTCGAGGTTTTCAAGAGTCAGTTGCAGAAAGCGACGGCGGAGCAGCTAGAGACCGAACTGAAAGCACACGAACAGGCACTACTTGCCAGGCACCGCAACGAAGTGGCCCAGCTGTCTATCCGCCAGGTGGAGGAGTTCAACAAGATTATCGAGAAAAAGCTGGACCAGGAACGCAATGGCCGTCTTGCCAAGCTCTCCGAGCTGAACAGCGCTGTTGAGTCGCTCGCGCCTGTGCTGGACAGATTGGAGCTCCGCGCTGTCAAAAATGAGTGCGTCACGCAGCTTTCGACGCTCATCTCCGATATACAAGGCAAACTTTCTCGTGGGGGAGACGAGCCGCTTGATCTATCCTCCGACCTCCAGCGGCTCACTCTCTTGGCAGACATTCTGCCACGCCCCAAGCGGTGCTGTTCCGAAGGCCCTGCTCTGCTAGATGTCGCAATGGCCGAACTCCAGGCCAAGGCTCAAGCGCCTGTCGCCTCGAACGAGCAATTGTACAACCGCTggcagctgctccagccTGAGCTCAAGACTACGTCCCTGCTGCCTCCGAATGCCGGGTTCTTGGGCCATCTTACCGCAAAACTCTTCTCCATGCTGCTGTTCACGAAAGAGGGCTTTTCGACAACCCAAGACATGGATGCTGTTACTGCACGCATCGCAGAAAACTTGCGTCTCAACAAGCTAGACTGCGCTCTAGAGGAGGCTGTTAACATGAAGGGTTGGTCGCGGAAGTCCGCTGATGCATGGGTTGATCTCGCGAGACGGAGGCTCGAGGTACTAACGCTGCTTGATGTCATTGAAGCGGAGGTGAAGACCTTGTAA
- the CHO2 gene encoding phosphatidylethanolamine N-methyltransferase (Syntenic homolog of Saccharomyces cerevisiae YGR157W (CHO2)), whose protein sequence is MTETKSGKAVAPAAQDSVAGTLAVCRSSGEEFRVPKTHDMLRSLFDPRLRKSFLELCITLSLVANCAFCYWSWRVMGGEWAMRMYLAQYLAWRLTYNLGIGLILHYQSHYEFLTEFAKRNGLFASGAASKSWLASFCQFEIASKMPREYDMAQYPTEFNVWLLFRQFVDLVLMQDFTTYVLYVLLSFSKSQVTWSLLQHLNWTSCRVYVGTLMLLLNVWVKMDAHRVVKDYAWYWGDFFFLLKDSNLIFDGVFNISPHPMYSIGYMGYYGVSLITGDYRVLLVSILGHFLQFLFLKYVETPHIERIYGPDQPSSIERVDDQIIKNNRNYTRPLMMTYFWFKNFDPLRPTDYFTVGTAAASISAILLNPKKETVFAITLFVKLVTSMVNFFILRRQSTDKWFTKLFLRNGYTQLYSYQMWQFIYNFNLMLSYVTLALQTWIQFQALSQHDYTNVIFGFILVALHIWADGEILNALTEFGWFYGDFFLTNYIQRPKLASHGIYRYLKNPECVLGVAGAWGTVLITDFSVENIILATIWTLSNHIMVTFVESPHVAKVYGNEMLARQSGVGKTLLGFTPIKHFSDWLDKFSGSLIDMLNVSTEGRDQLEDVIAAALQATTRKLSPDSEFEINRDSENNSDGDFSFTIGDSIEISWKLPRELYHDEDWIGLYRVLETGEDRYRTLVSSRDHWCATNTMGYPKSVKAIGAVKEFTKGDTCVQGRVVFDHNLLYFEKGVYEFRYHSTSGHKVLMISPPFKITVPQLDLDTPEALYQSTVKLLEKCHCLNENGRFEHSKNKYLSERTLQKLFRNSTGADISSDYMKRVNYEIREITERIYEMKKILDSLR, encoded by the coding sequence ATGACTGAAACGAAGAGTGGTAAAGCGGtcgcgccggcggcgcaAGATAGCGTTGCCGGCACTTTGGCGGTGTGCAGAAGCTCAGGTGAGGAGTTCCGAGTACCAAAGACTCATGATATGCTGAGGTCGCTTTTTGACCCTCGGCTCCGCAAGTCATTTCTAGAGCTTTGCATAACTCTCTCTCTTGTAGCCAACTGTGCTTTCTGCTATTGGAGTTGGCGCGTTATGGGTGGCGAGTGGGCAATGCGCATGTATCTGGCGCAGTACCTCGCATGGCGGTTGACCTATAACCTCGGTATTGGCCTGATATTGCACTACCAGTCGCACTACGAATTTCTGACCGAATTCGCCAAGAGGAACGGGCTGTTTGCCAGTGGAGCCGCTTCGAAGTCGTGGCTGGCATCGTTCTGCCAGTTCGAAATAGCTTCCAAGATGCCAAGGGAATACGACATGGCGCAGTACCCCACGGAGTTTAATGTGTGGTTGTTATTCAGACAGTTTGTGGACCTAGTTTTGATGCAGGACTTCACCACCTATGTGCTATATGTACTGCTTTCGTTTTCGAAGAGCCAGGTTACATGGAGTTTGCTACAGCATCTCAATTGGACGAGCTGCCGGGTTTATGTAGGTACGCTGATGCTATTATTGAACGTATGGGTTAAAATGGACGCGCATAGAGTGGTTAAAGATTACGCGTGGTACTGGGGGGACTTTTTCTTCCTTCTGAAGGACTCTAACCTGATATTTGATGGTGTTTTCAACATCTCCCCTCATCCTATGTATTCCATTGGCTACATGGGTTACTATGGCGTTAGCTTAATCACGGGAGACTACCGCGTTCTTCTCGTTTCGATTCTTGGCCACTTTCTACAGTTCCTTTTCTTGAAGTACGTGGAAACTCCGCACATTGAACGCATTTATGGACCCGACCAACCTAGCAGTATTGAAAGAGTGGACGACCAAATAATAAAAAATAATAGAAACTACACCAGACCGCTGATGATGACATACTTCTGGTTCAAGAATTTTGATCCTCTAAGACCAACTGACTATTTCACTGTTGGAACAGCGGCCGCCTCCATATCAGCTATATTGCTTAACCCAAAAAAGGAAACGGTATTTGCTATCACACTGTTCGTCAAACTCGTTACCTCGATGGTAAACTTCTTTATTTTGCGTCGGCAATCTACGGATAAATGGTTTACGAAACTCTTTCTGCGTAACGGCTATACACAGCTGTACAGTTATCAAATGTGGCAGTTTATTTACAACTTTAACCTAATGCTTTCTTATGTGACATTGGCACTACAGACATGGATCCAATTTCAGGCCTTATCACAGCATGACTACACAAATGTTATTTTCGGTTTCATTCTGGTTGCCTTACATATCTGGGCTGACGGTGAGATACTAAACGCACTTACGGAGTTTGGATGGTTTTATGGTGACTTTTTCCTAACAAATTATATACAACGACCAAAGCTTGCGTCGCATGGGATATACCGTTACCTAAAGAATCCAGAATGTGTTCTGGGTGTTGCTGGGGCATGGGGAACTGTGTTAATCACAGATTTCAGCGTTGAGAATATCATATTGGCGACGATTTGGACTTTAAGCAATCATATAATGGTAACATTCGTCGAATCTCCCCATGTCGCCAAGGTTTATGGTAATGAGATGCTAGCTAGACAAAGTGGCGTAGGTAAGACCTTGCTAGGTTTTACACCCATCAAGCATTTTTCCGATTGGCTCGATAAGTTTTCCGGATCATTGATAGATATGCTTAACGTCAGCACTGAGGGCAGGGATCAGCTGGAAGACGTTATTGCCGCCGCCTTGCAGGCGACTACCAGAAAACTGTCTCCAGATTCAGAGTTTGAAATCAACCGTGACTCCGAGAATAACTCGGACGGCGATTTTTCCTTCACCATCGGAGATTCCATCGAGATTTCCTGGAAGTTGCCTAGGGAGCTTTACCACGATGAAGACTGGATTGGGCTTTACAGGGTTTTGGAGACCGGAGAAGATAGATACAGAACCTTGGTTTCATCTCGGGATCACTGGTGTGCAACAAATACTATGGGTTATCCAAAGAGTGTAAAGGCAATTGGCGCTGTTAAGGAGTTCACAAAAGGGGACACATGTGTTCAAGGCAGAGTTGTATTTGACCATAATTTACTGTATTTTGAAAAGGGTGTTTATGAGTTCAGATACCACAGTACTAGTGGCCACAAAGTGCTAATGATTTCGCCCCCATTCAAAATTACTGTTCCTCAGTTGGACTTGGACACACCGGAAGCGCTGTACCAGTCCACGGTCAAGTTATTGGAAAAATGCCACTGCCTAAACGAAAACGGCCGCTTCGAGCACTCAAAAAACAAGTATCTGTCGGAGCGGACATTGCAGAAGCTATTTAGAAACTCCACAGGGGCAGACATCTCCAGCGACTACATGAAGAGAGTAAACTACGAAATCAGAGAAATAACAGAGCGAATTTACGAAATGAAGAAAATTCTGGATTCGTTGCGCTAA